GCCAGCGCGACGTAGTGCTGCAACACGTCCAGGCCACGCAGGAACACCGGAACGGAAAGGCGATACATCGAGACGGACATGAGCGGTTTCCTTGAAGACGATAGGGGCCGGGCGCAGGCCGGCGACGGCGCGGCATCACCTTGGATGGGGCATTGCGGATCGAACACAAGGGCGACCCTCGTCGCGGCCGGGTGCCATACCCGCGCGTACTGGTTGCAGGATGGGGCTGCCGCGCTGCGACGAAAAGGCCGCCGCGTCCGCTGGCTGCGAGGCTTTGTCAGCACCTCGTCCGGCGACGCCACGCGGTAGCGCGGTCGGGTCTTCGGCGCCAGTGAGCCACCTCCAGAGGACCATCGTCCCACTGAAAAACAATCAGCGCAGCATGCTTTAGCCCCTCTCCCATCGGGAGAGGGGTTGGGGTGAGGGTACGGCGCGCGAAGCGCCCCGCTGTTCGCGTGCGCGCGGCACGTTCGTCGTCCCTTGGCCGAAAGAGCGTTGGCGCCTTCCCAGAATGGGTGATTGCCCGCAGCGCTGCCGCATCGCATGCTGTGTGCGTCAATGCCCGTTCCCTACAAGGATGCCGATGAGCCTGGCCGATACCCGTCGCCATCAGATGTTCCCGGTGCTGGAGCCCGCCCAGGTGGAGACCGCGCGTCGCTTCGCCAGCGGCGCGCCGCGCACGTTCGCTCCGGGCGAGGAGGTCTTCGCCGTCGGCGACCATCCGGCGCCGGTGTGGCTGGTGCTGCAGGGCACGATCGCGGTGGTGCGCCGCGACGGGCTGGGCCACGAGAAGCCGGTCACCGAGCACACCGCGGGGCAGTTCAGCGGCGAGGTCAGCCAGCTGGCCGGCCGCGCCTCCTTGGCCGGCGGCCGCGCCGGCGCCGAGGGCTGCGTCGCAGTGCCGTTCGATGCGGCGCATCTGCGCTCGCTGATGATCAGCTCGGCCGACGTCGGCGAGATCGTGATGCGCGCGCTGATCCTGCGCCGGGTCGGATTGATCGAAGGCGATACCGCCGGCTCGGTGCTGATCGGCGAGCCGGGCGAGGCGCGGCTGACCCGGCTGCAGGGCTTCCTGACCCGCAACGGCTATCCCAACACCTTCCTGGATGCGGCCAACGACGACGAGGGCCGCGCACTGGTCGAGCGCCTGGGCATCCATCACGACGAACTGCCGTTGATGGTCTGCCCCAGCGGCACCGTGCTGCGGCGTCCCAGCGAGGCCGAGGCCGCGCATTGCCTGGGCATGACCCCGGAGCTGGATCCGCAAAAACGCTACGACGTGGCCATCGTCGGCGCCGGCCCGGCCGGCCTGGCGACCGCGGTGTACGCCGCCTCCGAAGGCCTGTCGGTGCTGGTGCTGGACCAGCGTGCGATCGGCGGCCAGGCCGGTGCGTCGGCGCGGATCGAGAACTACCTCGGGTTTCCCACCGGCATTTCCGGCCAGGCGCTGGCCGGGCGCGCCTACAACCAGGCGTTGAAGTTCGGCGCCGAACTGGCGTTGCCGCTGGAAGTGGCGCAGCTGCATTGCGATGCGGCCACCGCCGAGGACTGCAGCGCCGCGCCGTTGCAATTGCAGATGCGCGATGGCCTGCGCGTGCAGGCGCGCACCGTGGTGATCGCCTCGGGCGCGCGCTACCGGCGCCCGGACATCGCCAACCTGGCCGCGTTCGAAGGCAACGGCGTGTCGTACTGGGCCTCGCCGGTGGAGGCGCGCTTGTGCGAAGGCGAGGAGGTGGCCTTGGTCGGCGGCGGCAATTCCGCGGGCCAGGCGGTGGTGTTCCTGGCGCCGAAGGTGAAGCGCCTGCACCTGATCGTGCGCGGTGCGGGGCTGGAGGCGTCGATGTCGCGCTACCTGATCGAGCGCATCGCCGCGTTGCCGAACGTCGAGCTGCACACCGGCACCGAGGTGGTGTCGCTGCAGGCCGACGCGTCGCAGCGCCTGGCGAGCGCGGAGTTCCGCGACCGCGCCACCGGCGCCACCCATCGCTGCGATCTGCATCACCTGTTCCTGTTCGTCGGCGCCGATCCCAACAGCGCCTGGGTCGACGACTGCGTGCGGCTGGATCACGCCGGCTTCGTCGTCACCGGCGCCGAGCCGGAACTTGGCCAGGTGCCGGCGCTGCCGTTGGAGACCGACCGGCCGGGCGTGTTCGCGATCGGCGACGTGCGCGCCGGTTCGGTCAAGCGCGTGGCCGCGGCGGTCGGAGAGGGCGCCGCGGTGGTCGCGCAGATCCATCAATTCCTGGCGCGGCGCAGTGCGCCCGCCGCAACCGAGAGAGGCAGCCGATGACAGCGCGTTGTTCCCACCTTGCCACCATCGCCGAGGTCACGCCGAGCGCGCGCGGCTGCGAAGAGTGCCTGAAGATCGGCAGCCCCTGGGTGCATTTGCGCCTGTGCCGCAGCTGCGGCCACGTCGGTTGTTGCGACGATTCGCCCAATCGCCACGCGACCAAGCATTTCCACCAGACCGCGCACCCGATCATCGAAGGCTACGACCCGCCCGAAGGCTGGGGCTGGTGCTACGTGGACGAGGCCGAAGTGGAGCTGCCGGACCAGACGCCGCAGCTGGGGCCGATTCCGCGCTACGTGTAGCGTGAGGCCGCTCGCGCCGCTGCAGCGCAATCTGGCCACGCGTTTGGCATGTTGAGCTTCGGACAGCGTCGGGACTGAAGTCCCTCCCACAGTGCACCCTGGCGGTTTGCCGCAAGCCCCTGTAGGAGCGGCTTCAGCCGCGACAGACACTGCCAGACATTCCTGCACATCAAGATCCGGTCGGGGCTGAAGCCCCTCCTACAGTGCACCCAGCCAACTCGCCGCAAGTCCCTGTGGGAGCGACTTCAGTCGCGACGAGCGAAGCGGTAGACCCAGCGGCTTCAGGCAGCGTCGGGACTGAAGTCCCTCCCACAGTGCACCCCAGCCCGTTTGCCGCAGTCCCTGTAGGAGCGGCTTCAGCCGCGACAGACACTGCCAGACATTCCTGCACATCGAGATCCGGTCGGGGCTGAAGCCCCTCCTACAGTGCACCCAGCCAACTCGCCGCAAGTCCCTGTGGGAGCGACTTCAGTCGCGACGAGCGAAGCGGTGGACCCAATGGCTTCGGGCAGCGTCGGGACTGAAGTCCCTCCCACCGTGCACCCAGCCGGTTTGCCGCAGTCCCTGTAGGAGCGGCTTCAGCCGCGACAGACACTGCCAGACATTCCTGCACATCAAGATCCGGTCGGGGCTGAAGCCCCTCCTACAGTGCACCCAGCCAACTCGCCGCAAGTCCCTGTGGGAGCGACTTCAGTCGCGACGATCGAAGCGGTAGACCCAACGGCTTCGGGCAGCGTCGGGACTGAAGTCCCTCCCACAGTGCACCCAGCCAGCTTGCCGCAGCCCTGTAGGAGCGGCTTCAGCCGCGACAGACACTGACAGGCATCCCTGCACATCAAGATCCGGTCGGGGCTGAAGCCCCTCCTACAGTGCGCCCAGCCAGCTCGCCGCAAGTCCCTGTGGGAGCGACTTCAGTCGCGACGAGCGAAGCGGTGAACCAACGACTGCGGACAGCGTCGGAACCGAAGTCCCTCCACAGCGAATCCTGCCCATCGCGCATGACCTGTACACGGCGCATCGAGCCGACCCGCTAAGCTTGCGCCAGTTCCTGCCGACCGCTCTCACCAATGCCAAAGCCCCCCGTTTCCACCGCCTCCGGCTTCGTCCGCGTCCGCGGCGCCCGCGAACACAATCTCAAGGACGTGGACGTGGAGCTGCCGCGCGATGCGCTGGTGGTGTTCACCGGCGTCTCCGGCTCCGGCAAGTCGTCGCTGGCGTTCGGCACGCTGTTCGCCGAGGCGCAGCGCCGCTACCTGGATTCGATCTCGCCGTACGCGCGGCGCCTGATCGACCAGGCCGGGGTGCCGGACGTGGATGCCATCGAAGGCCTGCCGCCGGCGGTGGCGCTGCAGCAGCATCGCGGTGCGCCGAGTACGCGCTCGTCGGTGGGCAGCGTCACCACCATCTCCAATTCGCTGCGCATGCTGTACTCGCGCGCCGGCGACTACCCGCCGGGGCAGGCCATCATCTACGCCGACGGCTTCTCGCCGAACACCCCGGCCGGCGCATGCCCGACGTGCCATGGCCTGGGCCGCATCTACGACGCCACCGAGGCGTCGATGGTGCCGGACCGTTCGCTGAGCATCCGCGAGCGCGCCGTGGCCGCGTGGCCGCCGGCCTGGCACGGGCAGAACCTGCGCGACATCCTCACCACGCTGGGCCACGACGTCGACGTGCCGTGGGCGAAGCTGCCGAAGAAGACCCGCGACTGGATCCTGTACACCGACGAGCAGCCGACGGTGCCGGTGTATCCCGGCTTCACCCTCGCCGAGACCCAGCGCGCGCTGCGGCGCAAGCAGGAGCCGGCCTACATGGGCACCTTCAGCAGCGCGCGCCGCTACGTGCTGCACACCTTCGCCAGCACGCAGAGCGCGTTGATCAAGAAGCGCGTGTCGCAGTACCTGCTCAGCACTCAATGCCCGACCTGCGACGGCAAGCGCCTGCGCCGCGAGGCGTTGTCGGTGACCTTCGCCGGGCTCGATATCGGCGCCTTGTCGCAGCGTCCGCTCACGCAGGTGGCCGAGCTGCTGCGCCCGGCCGCGGCGGGCCGTACGCGCGATGCCAAGCGCCATCCGGAGCAGGCCATCGCCGCGCAGCGCATCGCCCAGGATCTGCTGGCGCGGATCCAGATCCTGCAGGAGCTGGGCCTGGGCTATCTCACCCTGGAACGCAGCACGCCGACGCTGTCGCCGGGCGAACTGCAGCGGCTGCGCCTGGCCACGCAGATCCGCTCGCAGCTGTTCGGCGTGGTCTACGTGATGGACGAGCCGTCCGCCGGCCTGCATCCGGCCGATGCGCAGGCGCTGCTGGCCGCGCTGGACCAGCTCAAGGCCGCAGGCAATTCGCTGTTCGTGGTCGAGCACGAGATCGACGTGATCCGCCATGCCGACTGGATCGTCGATGTCGGCCCCGGCGCGGGCGAGCAGGGCGGGCAAGTGCTGTACAGCGGTCCGCCGGCCGGACTGGCGCAGGTCGCCGCCTCGTCCACGCGCCGCTACCTGTTCGCCGAACAGGCGCCGATCGCGCATGCGCCGCGCGCGCCGAGCGCGTGGCTGCAATTGCGCGGGATCACCCGCAACAACGTCGCCGCGCTGGACGTGGATATCCCGCTGGGCGTGTTCACCACGGTCACCGGTGTGTCCGGCTCGGGCAAGTCATCGCTGGTCAGCCAGGCGCTGGTGGAACTGCTGGGCGCGCATCTTGGCCAGGAGCGCGTCGATCCGGAAGAAGGCGTGGACCCGTTGGAGCGGGGGACGCAGATGGCGACCGACGGACGCGTTGCCGACGGCCTGCAGCACGTGCGGCGCCTGGTGCAGGTGGACCAGAAACCGATCGGCCGCACGCCGCGTTCCAACCTGGCGACCTACACCGGCCTGTTCGACCACGTGCGCAAGCGCTTCGCCGCCACGCCGGCCGCGCGCAAGCGCAAGTACGACGCCGGCCGCTTCTCGTTCAACGTCGCCAAGGGCCGCTGCGAGACCTGCGAAGGCGAGGGCGCGGTGTTCGTGGAATTGCTGTTCATGCCCAGCGTGTACGCGCCGTGCCCGACCTGCCACGGCGCGCGCTACAACGCCAAGACGCTGGAGATCGAACTGCGCGGGCGCAACATCGCGCAGGTGTTGCGCATGACCGTGACGCAGGCGGCGGACTTCTTCGCCGACGATGCGGCGATCGCGCGGCCGCTGCAGGTGCTGGGCGAGGTGGGACTGGGCTATCTGCGGCTGGGCCAGCCGGCCACCGAACTGTCCGGCGGCGAGGCGCAGCGGATCAAGCTGGCCACTGAGCTGCAGCGCGCGCAGCGCCGCGACACCGTGTACGTGCTCGACGAACCGACCACCGGCCTGCATCCGGCCGACGTGGACACGCTGCTGCGCCAGCTGCACGGCCTGGTGGAGGCCGGCAATAGCGTGGTCGCGGTGGAGCACGACATGCGCGTGGCCGCGGCCAGCGACTGGATCATCGAGATGGGGCCGGGCGCCGGCGATGAAGGCGGTGAGGTCGTCGTCGCCGGCGAGCCGCAGACGGTGGCGCGACATGCCGGCAGTCGCACCGCGCCGTTCCTGGCGGAGGCGCTGCAGGGCTGAAGCGCTGCGGAGGCGGCGGCGCGGCAAGCAACCGCAGCGCGCCATTCCTCGCGGAGACGTGCAGAGCTGCGCGTTTTTCTACGTTTCAGTGGCAACGCAACTGCCGCAAGTGGAACCGCCCGCGTGCAAGGACGTTGCCGCAGGCGCGGATACGCAGCGCCTTGCGCTCGATGCATCGTCTGCGGTGCAGCGCAGTGCGGCGTTCCCGCGCCAGCCGATGCCGGCGCGGGAACGGCAGCGCTCAACCGACGTTGCCGCGGCCGCCGACGCTGCTGAAGATGCTGCCGGTGGTGAAGCTGGATTCCTGCGAGGCCAGCAGCACGTAGATCGGCGCGATCTCGGCCGGCTGGCCGGGCCTGCCGGTAGGGCCATCGGCGCCGAAGGTCTTCAGCTTGTCCATGAACTGCCCGCCGCTGGGCTGCAGCGGCGTCCAGTACGGGCCCGGCGCGACTGCGTTGACGCGGATGCCCTTGGGCGCCAGCTGCTTGGCCAGGCACTTGGTGAAGCTGACGATGCCGCCCTTGGTGGTGGCGTAGTCGAGCAGCGCTTCGGGCGGATCGTCGGCCACGATCGAAGTGGTGCTGATGATCGAGGCGCCGGGCTTGAGGTGCGGCAACGCGGCGCGGGTTACCCAGAACAGCGCGTAGAGGTTGGTCTTGAGCGTGTCGTCGAACTGCTGGTCGTCGATGTCCAGGATCGACTGCTGCGCGGTCTGGCGCGCGGCGTTGTTGACCAGAATGTCCAGCCCGCCGAGCTGGCGCACGGCCTGATCGACCAACTGCCTGCAGAACGCGGCGCCGCGCAGGTCGCCGGGGATGGCCACCGCCTTGCGCCCGGCCGCGCGGATCAGCGCCACCACCTCGCGCGCGTCCGACTCCTCCTGCGGCAGGTAGTTGATCGCCACGTCCGCGCCCTCGCGCGCAAAGGCAATCGCCGCGGCGCGGCCGATGCCCGAATCGCCGCCGGTGATCAGCGCCTTGCGCCCGGCCAGGCGGCCGGAGCCGACGTAGCTGGTCTCGCCGTGGTCCGGCACCGGCACCATCTTCGACGCCAGGCCCGGCCATTCCTGCTTGGGCGTATCGAACGGCGGGCGCGGATACTGGGTGCGCGGGTCCTGCATCGGCGGCCTGCTGCCGGCGGCGCCGGTGCCGGCCGCCGCGGCCTGCGCTCCGGCGCCGCCGGACATGGCCAGCGCGCCGCTGGCGGCCAGGCTGCTGCCCAGGACGCCGAGCGCGCGGCGGCGGCTGGCGGAGTGGTTGGGATCGTGATCGCTCATGGCGCGGCTCCTCGGTGGGGGAAGAAGCGGCGGCGCGGGCCTCGTCGTTGCGCCGCCCGTTCGGCGTCGTCCGCCAGGTCCGGCACGCTGCAGGCAGCGGCGGGGCGCATGCGGACGAACGTCGGGCAACCCATCTCAGCGCCGCGCCCGGCACCGCGGCGTGAGCGCGAGGTGCTGCCGATGTGAAGCAAACCGGCTGTGGCGGTGGCGCCACCGACAACTGCGGCGTTGCTGACGCAGACGCTGCAGGAATCGCGCGTTGCATCCTGTAGGAGCGGCTTCAACCGCGACGGGCTTTGCTGATGGCGTCTGTCGCGGCTGAAGCCGCTCCTACAGGGTTCGCTGTTGCGAAACGCTCCCGCTTCTCAGCCTGCCAATTCGGAATTGGCGGACACGCCCGCAGCTTCGGCCGATGGCGCCACCCAAAGGTCGAACACACCCGGCTCCACTGCCGGCTTCAACGCCTGGCCGACGAACAGCAGGTCCTCGCGGTGCAGCGCGAACTCCACCGCGACGCTGCCGCCGGCCGGCACCGCGACCTTGCGGAAAATCCTTCAGTTCGCGCAGTGGCCGGGTAACGCTGGCGCTGCTAGGCGCGGCCAGGCGGCTGCCGGAGCTACTGCGACCACAAGCGCAGGGCGCCTTTCACCGAGAGCAGCCGAGCGGTCCCGGCAGCTGAGCCGCGCCGGGGCCGGGGCGCCATCGGGGATGGGACGAAACCATCGCATTCGGTCGCGCTCAGGCTTGGTACCACTCCAGGACATCCAGGAATTGCGCGGCCTGAGCGGCGCTGCCCAGGTATGACGCCAGGGCCGCCGCGACCGCGGTTCGCGCCGTCGCGAGCAGTTCGTCGGTGTCGTCGAACGCGTCGTCGCCCAGTTCCGCCATGGCGTTGGCGATGGTCGCCAGGCCGCCGAACGCGGTGTCCAGCGTGGCGGCCAGCAACCTGGGCTGCCACGTGCCGGCGCCGTGGAACGCGAAGAGGATTTCGCCGCTGGCGGTGTCCAGGATGAACGGGTCCGCGCCCTGGTCCGCGACCACCAGCCAGTGCTCGTTCCAGTCCGCAATGCGCTCGCCGCTGACCGCGTTCCAACGGTAGCCGGCCTGGCGCTGCCAAAGCTTGTGCAGCGGCGGAATGTCGACCGGGTTGCCGCCGATGTCGAGCGACACGCCGGTCGGACCCACCTGCGCATGCAAGGTCTCGCCCCACGGCCCGACCTGCGCATAGAAATCGGCCAGCGCCGCCGGCAGCGGGATCGTGCCCTGCCAGTCGGACGCCGGCTGCGGGCGTAGCTCGCCCCAGGGTGCGAGCAGCGTGCGAAGTGCGGCGAAGTGCATCGGCATCCCTGCGGCAATCAATGTGCTCGGCACTGTACGTGCGAAGCAGGCAAATGTCGCGCGCCGCTGCGCATTGCCACACACGCACGAACTAGCGGCTGACAGTCGCAAGCTGAGCCACTTGGTTGCCGCCCCATGGTCCGCTGTCGTGCCGAACGTGTTAGGTCTTACCTTCTGGACGCTACGCGCGCGCGCCTGCGGGCGGTGAACTAGCGTTCCAGCCCGTCCGTCCTGCAACTCGGAGTGCGCAGCGTTTCATGGACGACAGCGAGCGGCTCACCGGATGGATAGCGGCGACTGCGGACGGATTCCATCACTGCCCGATCGCAGACACGGTCTCTGGACGAGCGGACGATATCGAGCTTGCCGACGGCGCCGCTGTCGAGGATTTCGAATGCCACCGTGACAGTGCAGCGCTTGTCCATAGCGGAAGCGCCGAAGCAAAGTCGGCGGGCATCCGCAGCGGCGTGGCGGACAAGGGTTCCGGCGGCGTCGCATGCTCGGGGGCAGGCTGTTGCTGCGGTGTGCCAGCTAGTGCCAGCGCTAACGCTATCAGCCGCATTTGCATCGACGTCGGCTTCTGCAGGCTTGTCGCCGTTGCGATCGTTACTGTCGGTCGGCGTTGGCCATGGCCTGCGCGTCGCGCAGGTTGTCGCGCTGCGCCAGGTCCTTGCCGATGCCGTAACCGAGGACGACCAGCAGGAAGACGATTGCCAGCGCGCCGTACACAACGCGGTGGCGCGCGTCGCCGCGCATGGCCGCGCTGGCGGCGAGGCACGCGAATGCCGCGCTGAAGTAAAGCGGATTGGCAAGCAGGCCAAGGACCACGAACAGGCTGCCGGCGCAGAACAACAGGGCAGCGGGCGTTACGCTCTTGCCGATGGACATGGTTGCTCTCCCTTTCTCTGGTCCAGGACGGTCATGCGGCCTGTCAAGGTCACGGCTGCAGGCCGGCAGGGGCATGGCGACAGCCGGCGTCCATCGAGCATCGCCTGCCCGCCTGGGGCCGTCAAGCTGCCCCGCCGCGGGAGCGATCGCCCGAGCCGGCCAGCGCCGGCTACAGTGCCAAGTGCGCCATGTCGATCACGAAGCGGTAGTGCACGTCGCCTTTCTCCAACCGCGCGAAGGCTTCGTTGATCTGCTCCATCGCGATCACCTCCACGTCGGCGACGATGCCGTGCCGCTGGCAGAACGCCAGCATCTCGTGGGTGTCGGCGGTGCCGCCGGCGCCGGAGCTGGCGATGCGGCGCCGGCCCATCGCCAGCGTCATCGGAGCGAAATCCAGTTTGTCCGGCAGGCCCAATGAGCACAGGGTGCCGTCGAGTTTGAGCGCCTGCAGCATCGGGTCCAGCGGGTAGGTCGACGATACCGTGTCAAGAATGAAATCGAAGCGGTAGGCCTGCGCTTGCATCTGCGCGGGGTCGGTGGACAGCACCACCTCGTGCGCGCCCAGGCGCTGCGCCTCGGCCGCCTTCTTCGGCGACGTGGTGAAGGCCACCACGTGCGCGCCCAGTGCGCGCGCGAATTTCACCGCCAGGTGGCCCAGGCCGCCGATGCCGACGATGCCCACGGTGCTGCCGGGGCCGACGTTCCAGTGCCGCAGCGGCGAATAGGTGGTGACGCCGGCGCACAGCAGCGGCGCCGCCGCGGCCGGGTCCAGGCCCTCGGGCAGCGGATAGACGAAGTGCGCGTCGGCCACGTAGTACTCGGCATAGCCGCCGCGGGTGCGGCTGCCGTCGACGCGGTCGATGCCGTCGAAGGTGGTGGTCGGGAACTCGCGGCAGTACACCTCCATCTGCGCGCGGCACGGTTCGCACACGCGGCAGGAATCGACGATGGTGCCGATCATCACCCGCTGGCCGATCGCGACGTCGCGGACCGATGCGCCCACCTCCACCACTTCGCCGACGATCTCGTGGCCGGGTACCAGTGGGAATTCGCCGCCCCAGTGGTTCACCGAGTGGATGTCGGAGTGGCACACGCCGGAATACAGCACCTTCACCGCCACATCGTGCGCGCGTACCGCGCGGCGTTCGAACTGCCAGGGCACCATGGCGCCGTTTTTTTCCATGGCGGCGTAGGCGCGGGTGGGACGGGGCTGGACCGGTGGGGCGATGGCGTTCATGGGGGCTCCGGTGCTTTACAATTTGGCTGGAAATGTAAGATTGACAACTTTACAAATTATGTCAAGTGTAAAATCGCCAACTAGTGCCCCGGCATTGCCGAGCAAGGAGGAGCGCATCATGGATGCGGCCTTCCAGCTGTTCCTGCGCCATGGCTATCGCAAGGTCAGCATCGGCGACATCGCCGAGGCCGCGCAGATGTCGCGGCCGTCGCTGTACGCCTCGTTCCCGAACAAGGAGGCGATCTTCGCGGCGATGGTGCTGCGCCAGCGCGATCGTTGCCTGGCCGACTCCGGCGCGCGGGTGCGGCCCGGGCAGGACCTGGCGACGCGGCTGCGGCATCTGTTCGACATCTGGGTGCTGGAGCCGACGGCGTCGGTGATCGGGTCGGAGAACGGCATCGAACTGCTGGCCAGGTGCGGCGACTATGCGCCGCAGGCTTTGGCCGACCTGTACGCGGCGCTGGAGGCGCAACTGGTGGCGACGCTGCAGCCGGAGGTGCGCGCGCCAGCGGCGCTGTCGGCGGCGGACATCGCCTACATCCTGCGCCTGGCCACCACCAGCCTGAAGGCATCGGCCGACAACGAGGCCGACCTGCGGCGCCTGATCGGCGGGCTGATCGCGATGACGTTGGCGACGGTGCGTGCGGGTGAGGGGGTGGAGGTGGAGGTGGAGGTGGAGGTGGAGGTGGACAAGCCGGTTGTCGCAGCGGCGGCGGCGAAGCGGAAGCGCGGCAGCGGCTGAGCCGGTGGAGCGTCAGATCATCGCGATCTGCGCTGCGGGTTTTTCTTCAAGCAAGGGCTTCGGCGCCGATCCTGTCCGAAGCCGTCAAGTGCGCCGCTTCGTTCGTCGCGGCTGAAGCCGCTCCTACAGGGAGCTTGCGGCAGGTTGGCTGGGTGCACTGTAGGAGGGGCTTCAGCCTCGACGGACGCTGCCCGAAGCCGAAGATGCACGGCTTCGCTCGTCGCGACTGAAGTCGCTCCCACAGGTGGCTTGCGGCAGGTTGGCTGGGTGCATTGTGGGAGGGGCTTCAGCCCCGACTGCATGAGGGCGGCAGTCGCGAGGTTTGCCGGCTTGCGCTGTGCGGGAGTTCCGAATGACTGCGGTCATCGGTCCGGATGCTGCCCGGCGCCCACAGTTCAACGCTTCGCTCGTCGCGGCTGAAGCCGCTCCTGCAGGGACTTGCGGCGAGCTGGCTGGGTGCACTGTAGGAGGGGCTTCAGCCTCGACGCTGTCCGATGCCGCAGGTGCATGGTTTCGCTCGTCGCGACTGAAGTCGCTCCCACAGGGGGCTTGCGGCGGGTTGGCTGGGTGCATTGTGGGAGGGGCTTCAGCCCCGACTGCATTAGGGCGGCAGTCGCGAGATTTGCCGACTTGCGCTGTGCGGGAGTTCCGAATGACTGCGGTCATCGGTCCCGATGCTGTCCGGAGCCCACAGTTCAATGCTTCGTTCGTCGCGGCTGAAGCCGCTCCTACAGGGACTTGTGGCGAACTGGCTGGGTGCACTGTAGGAGGGGCTTTAGCCCCGACGGACGCTGTCCGAAGCCGAAGATGCACGGCTTCGCTCGTCGCGACTGAAGTCGCTCCCACAGGGGGCTTGCGGCGGGTTGACTGGATGCATTGTGGGAGGGGCTTCAGCCCCGACTGCAGGGTGGTGGAGATCGCGACAGCCTTTTCGCTGAATCGCTCAGTCTTGCCGCGGGCATCGGGTCGCGCGGTGAGACGTGGGCTGGCTACGCTGGCGTCCGTATTTTTTCTCCGGAGTCCCACGCATGAGCCGACGTTCCGGCAGCGCCGATCTGCCCTTGCATGGCGGCCGCGTGCCGCATTGGCTGGGCGAGCGCATGACCCGGCTCGGTGCGGTGATGTGCCAGGCCATCGTGCACAGCTATGGCCGCGACGAATTGCTGCGGCGCCTGGCGCATCCGTTCTGGTTCCAGTCGTTTGGTGCGGTGATGGGCATGGACTGGCATTCGTCCGGCATCACCACCAGCGTGCTCGGTGCGCTGAAGCGCGGGCTGACGCCGCTGTCCGGCGAACTGGGCATCCATGTTTGCGGCGGGCGCGGGCGGCATTCGCGCGCCACGCCCGACGAGTTGTGCGCGGTGGGCGAACGCACCGGGCTGGACGGCGCCGGCCTGGCGCGCGCCAGCCGGCTGGTGGCGAAGGTGGACAGCGCGGCGGTGCAGGATGGCTTCGATCTCTACCTGCACGGCTTCATCGTCAGCGACGACGGGCAGTGGGTGGTGGTGCAGCAGGGCATGAACGGGGCCAGCAAGCAGGCGCGGCGCTATCACTGGCTGTCCGAAGGGCTGACCAGCTTCGTCGACGCGCCGCATGCGGCGATCGATGGGCCGGGGCAGGGCCGCATCGTCAATCTCGCCGACCATCGTGCCGCCGCCTCGCGCGCGGCGCAGGTGGAACTGCTGCAGGCGCTGGGGCCGGATCGGATCGCGCAGGAATACGGCGCATTGCATGCGTCTTCGGCGAACGCTGCGGCGTCCGCGCCGCATGCCGCCGCAAGCGCAAAGGCGTCGCAAGGCACCATGGCCGGCACGCGTGCGGCGCCGGGCGCACGCGCTCCGGCAGCCGATGCGCTGTTCGCGCCGAGCGGCGACCTGTTCGCTGCCGCGCCCGCTGCGCCGCCGGCGCGCATGCCGGCCGGTCTGCCGCACCTGTCGCTGCCCGACCACCACGACGTGCGCGGCAGCGACATCGTGACCCGGCGGCTGCACGCCAACCTGGCCGCGGCGGCCGAATGCGGGCCGCAGGATTTCACCGAACTGCTGCAGGTCCCGGGCGTCGGCGCGCGCACCATGCGCGCGCTGGCGTTGGTGGCCGAGGTGCTGCACGGCGCGCCGTGCCGCTTCACCGATCCGGCGCGGTTCTCGATGGCGCACGGCGGCAAGGACCGGCATCCGTTTCCGGTGCCCACGCGCGTCTACGACCACA
This sequence is a window from Xanthomonas sp. CFBP 8443. Protein-coding genes within it:
- a CDS encoding SDR family oxidoreductase codes for the protein MSGGAGAQAAAAGTGAAGSRPPMQDPRTQYPRPPFDTPKQEWPGLASKMVPVPDHGETSYVGSGRLAGRKALITGGDSGIGRAAAIAFAREGADVAINYLPQEESDAREVVALIRAAGRKAVAIPGDLRGAAFCRQLVDQAVRQLGGLDILVNNAARQTAQQSILDIDDQQFDDTLKTNLYALFWVTRAALPHLKPGASIISTTSIVADDPPEALLDYATTKGGIVSFTKCLAKQLAPKGIRVNAVAPGPYWTPLQPSGGQFMDKLKTFGADGPTGRPGQPAEIAPIYVLLASQESSFTTGSIFSSVGGRGNVG
- a CDS encoding FAD-dependent oxidoreductase translates to MSLADTRRHQMFPVLEPAQVETARRFASGAPRTFAPGEEVFAVGDHPAPVWLVLQGTIAVVRRDGLGHEKPVTEHTAGQFSGEVSQLAGRASLAGGRAGAEGCVAVPFDAAHLRSLMISSADVGEIVMRALILRRVGLIEGDTAGSVLIGEPGEARLTRLQGFLTRNGYPNTFLDAANDDEGRALVERLGIHHDELPLMVCPSGTVLRRPSEAEAAHCLGMTPELDPQKRYDVAIVGAGPAGLATAVYAASEGLSVLVLDQRAIGGQAGASARIENYLGFPTGISGQALAGRAYNQALKFGAELALPLEVAQLHCDAATAEDCSAAPLQLQMRDGLRVQARTVVIASGARYRRPDIANLAAFEGNGVSYWASPVEARLCEGEEVALVGGGNSAGQAVVFLAPKVKRLHLIVRGAGLEASMSRYLIERIAALPNVELHTGTEVVSLQADASQRLASAEFRDRATGATHRCDLHHLFLFVGADPNSAWVDDCVRLDHAGFVVTGAEPELGQVPALPLETDRPGVFAIGDVRAGSVKRVAAAVGEGAAVVAQIHQFLARRSAPAATERGSR
- a CDS encoding UBP-type zinc finger domain-containing protein, which gives rise to MTARCSHLATIAEVTPSARGCEECLKIGSPWVHLRLCRSCGHVGCCDDSPNRHATKHFHQTAHPIIEGYDPPEGWGWCYVDEAEVELPDQTPQLGPIPRYV
- a CDS encoding excinuclease ABC subunit UvrA gives rise to the protein MPKPPVSTASGFVRVRGAREHNLKDVDVELPRDALVVFTGVSGSGKSSLAFGTLFAEAQRRYLDSISPYARRLIDQAGVPDVDAIEGLPPAVALQQHRGAPSTRSSVGSVTTISNSLRMLYSRAGDYPPGQAIIYADGFSPNTPAGACPTCHGLGRIYDATEASMVPDRSLSIRERAVAAWPPAWHGQNLRDILTTLGHDVDVPWAKLPKKTRDWILYTDEQPTVPVYPGFTLAETQRALRRKQEPAYMGTFSSARRYVLHTFASTQSALIKKRVSQYLLSTQCPTCDGKRLRREALSVTFAGLDIGALSQRPLTQVAELLRPAAAGRTRDAKRHPEQAIAAQRIAQDLLARIQILQELGLGYLTLERSTPTLSPGELQRLRLATQIRSQLFGVVYVMDEPSAGLHPADAQALLAALDQLKAAGNSLFVVEHEIDVIRHADWIVDVGPGAGEQGGQVLYSGPPAGLAQVAASSTRRYLFAEQAPIAHAPRAPSAWLQLRGITRNNVAALDVDIPLGVFTTVTGVSGSGKSSLVSQALVELLGAHLGQERVDPEEGVDPLERGTQMATDGRVADGLQHVRRLVQVDQKPIGRTPRSNLATYTGLFDHVRKRFAATPAARKRKYDAGRFSFNVAKGRCETCEGEGAVFVELLFMPSVYAPCPTCHGARYNAKTLEIELRGRNIAQVLRMTVTQAADFFADDAAIARPLQVLGEVGLGYLRLGQPATELSGGEAQRIKLATELQRAQRRDTVYVLDEPTTGLHPADVDTLLRQLHGLVEAGNSVVAVEHDMRVAAASDWIIEMGPGAGDEGGEVVVAGEPQTVARHAGSRTAPFLAEALQG